Proteins from a single region of Candidatus Poribacteria bacterium:
- a CDS encoding formylglycine-generating enzyme family protein has protein sequence MTQKRITSLLILTILWGYGTQHIPSADDTPDGMMLIPAGEFEMGSHTGKNNERPVHTVYLDAFYMDIYEVTNAQYKIFVDANPQWQKDNIPEEYHDGVYLRLWDGNTYPEGKADHPAIYVSWYAAMAYAEWAGKRLPTEAEWEKAARGGLAGEAYPWGNTIDATRANHARHFNAPIAVGQYPPNGYGLYDMAGNISEWCLDEYDPDFYATSPRENPVSNGTRQEVINSFKVIKKKNRVLRGGCWSDNGLFLRVAYRDWGPQNYTSVFRGFRCVKDVPLK, from the coding sequence ATGACGCAAAAAAGAATCACGTCCCTCCTAATCCTTACCATTTTATGGGGCTACGGTACACAACACATCCCCTCTGCCGATGATACCCCTGACGGTATGATGCTAATACCTGCAGGCGAATTTGAAATGGGGAGCCACACCGGGAAAAACAATGAACGTCCAGTGCATACCGTCTATCTTGATGCCTTCTATATGGACATCTACGAGGTAACAAACGCACAATACAAAATTTTCGTCGATGCAAATCCGCAGTGGCAAAAAGATAACATTCCCGAGGAATATCACGATGGTGTATACCTCCGGCTCTGGGACGGGAACACCTATCCCGAAGGCAAAGCGGACCATCCGGCCATTTATGTCAGTTGGTACGCAGCGATGGCTTACGCAGAATGGGCAGGCAAACGGTTACCGACAGAGGCAGAATGGGAAAAAGCCGCACGCGGCGGCCTCGCTGGGGAGGCATATCCATGGGGCAATACTATTGATGCAACCCGCGCAAACCACGCACGGCATTTCAATGCCCCGATCGCTGTCGGGCAGTACCCACCCAACGGCTACGGCTTATACGATATGGCAGGAAATATCTCCGAATGGTGTCTTGATGAATACGATCCTGATTTCTATGCAACCTCCCCGCGAGAAAACCCAGTTTCTAATGGCACACGCCAAGAAGTTATTAATAGTTTCAAAGTCATCAAGAAGAAGAACCGCGTTTTAAGGGGCGGCTGCTGGAGCGATAACGGGTTATTCCTGCGGGTCGCCTACCGGGACTGGGGACCACAGAATTACACCAGCGTCTTCCGCGGATTCCGCTGTGTGAAGGATGTTCCTCTAAAGTAA
- a CDS encoding DMT family transporter: MLEKEFRNEDPSGKIIAFMLLIVSLIGGGAFAVKLGLQGIPPLKMALFRCILGVIFVGGAGFYYGMSMRMRFEEFRRLLLIAALYTLHTITLNIGTQHTTAARSTIFFSLYPLFTVLFGHFWLPNDRLTVTKTLGIIAAFGGVFLAIMPNLQGGSVTGYLIGDLIVILSACFLGLRITLTKVFVPDIYPYRLLVWLLALNIPCFYILSHIFEREQSVEWTLASTAGLIYQGWIITGFCFLGLTWTLRKYKASKLVVFSFLMPLSGVLFSHLFLGDELTLDLLAGTGLVAVGIYLVNRQP, encoded by the coding sequence ATGCTTGAAAAAGAATTTAGGAACGAAGACCCATCAGGCAAGATTATTGCCTTCATGTTGCTCATTGTTTCGCTCATAGGCGGCGGGGCATTCGCCGTTAAACTCGGTCTCCAAGGCATTCCACCCTTAAAAATGGCACTCTTTCGCTGTATATTGGGCGTTATTTTTGTTGGCGGCGCAGGGTTCTACTATGGGATGTCAATGCGGATGCGCTTCGAGGAATTCCGTCGGCTCCTCCTGATCGCCGCCCTTTACACCTTGCATACAATCACGCTGAACATCGGCACCCAACACACAACAGCCGCGCGTTCAACTATTTTTTTCAGTCTCTATCCGCTTTTTACAGTCTTGTTTGGACACTTTTGGCTTCCAAATGATCGACTTACTGTGACGAAAACACTCGGAATTATCGCGGCATTCGGTGGTGTTTTTCTCGCCATCATGCCAAATCTGCAAGGTGGGAGCGTCACAGGATACCTCATCGGCGATCTCATCGTCATTCTTAGCGCATGTTTCTTAGGGCTCCGCATCACACTCACAAAGGTGTTCGTTCCGGACATTTACCCGTACCGACTCCTCGTCTGGTTGTTGGCTTTAAACATTCCCTGCTTCTACATTCTCAGCCACATTTTTGAGCGTGAGCAATCCGTTGAATGGACGCTGGCAAGCACTGCTGGGCTCATCTATCAGGGCTGGATTATCACAGGGTTCTGCTTTTTAGGATTGACATGGACGCTCAGAAAATACAAGGCGAGTAAATTGGTCGTCTTTTCCTTCCTGATGCCCCTGTCCGGCGTTTTGTTTAGTCATCTATTTTTAGGTGATGAACTGACACTCGACTTGTTAGCAGGCACTGGATTGGTGGCAGTGGGCATCTATCTTGTGAATCGACAGCCTTAA